The Anoplolepis gracilipes chromosome 14, ASM4749672v1, whole genome shotgun sequence genome includes a window with the following:
- the LOC140673397 gene encoding cytochrome c oxidase assembly protein COX20, mitochondrial-like yields the protein MDTENVDDPSKAVMLFGRDIRKIPCFKSSMLYGIYSGFATGLATFMFTSRIKLSTNMALGSYMGVSVVYWCYCRYDHVMQKYAVNDIQNMIRNRSASIQKEDNEAFQEQQGKLVDA from the coding sequence ATGGACACTGAAAATGTAGACGACCCATCCAAGGCGGTGATGCTGTTTGGCCGAGACATCAGGAAGATTCCCTGTTTTAAAAGCAGCATGTTGTACGGCATCTACAGCGGCTTCGCCACCGGTCTGGCCACCTTCATGTTTACGAGTCGTATAAAGCTGTCGACGAATATGGCCCTGGGATCCTACATGGGTGTCTCCGTAGTTTATTGGTGCTATTGTCGATACGATCATGTGATGCAAAAGTACGCGGTAAACGATATACAGAATATGATACGGAATAGATCAGCTAGTATCCAGAAAGAAGATAATGAAGCCTTCCAAGAGCAACAGGGAAAACTAGTTGATGCTTAA
- the LOC140673365 gene encoding P protein isoform X2 has product MSQNDTSDDETDLQTPQVFVKTDSGRISHCSCSNSVMRSPISPCSSVSSSMLFGQISDDVLRAWSQLPEAIRLDPRLAVFQRECDRIAETSLQSQIQTIQSNVDEDGQDIHMQEKQKPVLRYLRLITLTCCWLLFTITLMLKSERVETMYRFSIFDEQPKNYQISECVTSKLISIKVEGLLLPVDKLEQHVNLSTRHLMIWLEFYTHENTSYVNFEGSKNVSDVWTLPLLPENLINIFPEQRQERTFKINVNSEALSHDVMFIMFRTNSESSLSFSLAYNLSPMNNDVAIIYAAFVLISLYVMIIFEVVHRTLAAILASTMSIAILAILNERPSMNELISWIDMDTLLLLFSMMVLVAVIAETGIFDWFAVYAFKITAGRLWPLIMALCFFTAFMSSILDNVTTVLLMTPVTIRLCEVMELNPVPILTSMVVYSNIGGAMTPVGDPPNVIITSNRDVQNAEIDFGTFSLHMSIGVILVLIVVSAQIRYIFRDVAVLRFNEPQDVQDLRHMIAVWQRAAASLSSYSKDENLVRETLLKKVQRLLSQLKRKLITGSAALEKYKTTLEELQEKYPIRDKWLLVKSGFVLALIITLFFLHSLPQMHLSLGWITLIGVSLLLILADGEDFDGLMARVEWSTLLFFASLFILMEALSRMGLITWIGKQTEYLILSVNEESRLAVAILLLLWVSAIASSFVDNVPLATMMVRIASNLAQNRELALPMQPLIWALTFGACMGGNGTLIGATANVVCMGVAEQHGYRFSFIQFFKVGFPIMITSTLTITVYLMVAHVVFSWNGK; this is encoded by the exons ATGTCACAAAACGATACGAGCGATGATGAAACGGATCTGCAAACACCTCAGGTGTTCGTCAAGACAGATTCAGGACGGATCTCTCACTGCAGTTGTAGCAACTCAG TTATGCGCAGTCCGATCAGTCCTTGCTCATCTGTCTCGAGTTCCATGCTGTTCGGACAGATCTCCGACGATGTGCTTCGTGCTTGGAGTCAGTTGCCGGAGGCGATCCGCCTGGATCCAAGATTGGCGGTTTTCCAGAGGGAATGCGACCGGATAGCGGAGACAAG CCTCCAAAGTCAAATTCAAACGATTCAGAGCAACGTCGACGAAGATGGGCAAGATATACACATGCAAGAGAAGCAGAAGCCGGTTTTGCGCTACTTGAGATTGATCACGCTCACCTGTTGTTGGCTACTATTTacg ATAACACTCATGTTGAAGAGCGAAAGGGTCGAGACGATGTATCGGTTTTCTATCTTTGACGAACAACCTAAGA ATTATCAAATCAGCGAATGTGTCACGAGCAAGTTGATTAGCATAAAGGTAGAAGGGCTATTGCTGCCCGTGGACAAACTCGAGCAGCATGTAAATTTATCTACGCGCCACTTAATGATATGGCTAGAATTTTATACACACGAGAATACGTCCTATGTCAACTTTGAGGGCTCAAAG AACGTAAGTGACGTGTGGACCTTGCCATTACTGCCCGAAAACTTGATCAACATCTTTCCCGAACAGAGGCAGGAaagaacttttaaaataaatgtcaatagcga GGCATTGTCGCACGACGTAATGTTTATCATGTTCCGTACAAATTCGGAGTCGAGCCTTTCGTTTTCTTTAGCCTACAATCTGTCACCGATGAATAACGACGTTGCCATAATATACGCCGCTTTCGTTTTAATTAGCCTTTATGTTATGATCATTTTCGAG GTTGTACACAGAACTTTGGCTGCTATATTAGCGTCCACGATGTCTATTGCAATATTGGCGATTTTAAACGag CGACCAAGTATGAATGAACTAATTTCTTGGATAGATATGGATACGTTGCTGCTATTGTTCTCTATGATGGTGCTGGTAGCCGTCATTGCTGAAACCGGGATATTCGACTGGTTTGCAGTCTACGCCTTCAag ATAACCGCCGGTAGATTATGGCCATTGATTATGGCTCTCTGCTTCTTCACCGCCTTTATGTCATCGATACTGGACAACGTGACAACCGTGCTCCTAATGACACCAGTGACTATTCGACTGTGCGAAGTGATGGAATTAAATCCGGTTCCAATCTTGACCTCCATGGTGGTTTATTCCAATATCGGAGGCGCGATGACGCCGGTTGGCGACCCGCCGAATGTTATCATCACTTCCAATAGAGACGTCCAGAACGCT GAAATCGACTTTGGCACATTCTCGTTACACATGAGTATCGGGGTGATACTGGTGTTGATCGTGGTTTCCGCGCAAATCCGTTACATTTTCCGAGACGTTGCGGTCCTCAGATTCAACGAGCCGCAAGATGTGCAG GATCTGAGACACATGATCGCTGTCTGGCAACGAGCAGCGGCGAGTCTCTCCAGTTATAGCAAGGACGAGAATCTGGTGAGGGAGACGTTGTTGAAGAAAGTGCAGCGTTTACTGTCGCAGCTAAAGAGGAAGTTGATAACAGGAAGCGCAGCGTTAGAAAAGTACAAGACCACACTCGAGGAATTACAGGAAAAG TATCCCATTAGGGATAAGTGGTTGCTGGTAAAGTCAGGATTTGTGCTGGCTTTAATCATCACCCTCTTCTTCCTGCACAGCTTGCCTCAAATGCATCTATCTCTGGGCTGGATCACCCTGATCGGCGTTTCGCTGCTTCTAATATTGGCCGACGGCGAGGATTTCGACGGTCTCATGGCGCGCGTCGAATGGAGCACGTTACTATTCTTCGCATCATTGTTTATTCTAATGGAG GCTCTCTCGCGTATGGGTCTCATCACTTGGATCGGCAAGCAAACCGAGTACTTAATTCTATCGGTTAACGAAGAGTCTCGATTAGCGGTTGCGATCCTGTTGTTGCTCTGGGTGTCGGCTATCGCGAGCTCCTTCGTCGACAACGTACCACTTGCTACCATGATGGTGAGAATCGCGTCGAATCTCGCGCAAAATCGCGAGCTCGCTTTGCCTATGCAACCCTTAATATGGGCATTGACATTTGGCGCTTGTATGGGAG GAAATGGAACTTTGATTGGAGCTACTGCCAACGTTGTTTGCATGGGTGTCGCGGAACAACACGGCtacagatttagtttcatTCAATTCTTCAA GGTAGGATTTCCCATCATGATAACAAGCACCTTAACAATAACAGTATATCTGATGGTTGCCCACGTAGTCTTCAGCTGGAAtggaaagtaa
- the LOC140673365 gene encoding P protein isoform X1: MSQNDTSDDETDLQTPQVFVKTDSGRISHCSCSNSVMRSPISPCSSVSSSMLFGQISDDVLRAWSQLPEAIRLDPRLAVFQRECDRIAETRSIERVKRDCLVVNMCPQLVTQTNLQSQIQTIQSNVDEDGQDIHMQEKQKPVLRYLRLITLTCCWLLFTITLMLKSERVETMYRFSIFDEQPKNYQISECVTSKLISIKVEGLLLPVDKLEQHVNLSTRHLMIWLEFYTHENTSYVNFEGSKNVSDVWTLPLLPENLINIFPEQRQERTFKINVNSEALSHDVMFIMFRTNSESSLSFSLAYNLSPMNNDVAIIYAAFVLISLYVMIIFEVVHRTLAAILASTMSIAILAILNERPSMNELISWIDMDTLLLLFSMMVLVAVIAETGIFDWFAVYAFKITAGRLWPLIMALCFFTAFMSSILDNVTTVLLMTPVTIRLCEVMELNPVPILTSMVVYSNIGGAMTPVGDPPNVIITSNRDVQNAEIDFGTFSLHMSIGVILVLIVVSAQIRYIFRDVAVLRFNEPQDVQDLRHMIAVWQRAAASLSSYSKDENLVRETLLKKVQRLLSQLKRKLITGSAALEKYKTTLEELQEKYPIRDKWLLVKSGFVLALIITLFFLHSLPQMHLSLGWITLIGVSLLLILADGEDFDGLMARVEWSTLLFFASLFILMEALSRMGLITWIGKQTEYLILSVNEESRLAVAILLLLWVSAIASSFVDNVPLATMMVRIASNLAQNRELALPMQPLIWALTFGACMGGNGTLIGATANVVCMGVAEQHGYRFSFIQFFKVGFPIMITSTLTITVYLMVAHVVFSWNGK, translated from the exons ATGTCACAAAACGATACGAGCGATGATGAAACGGATCTGCAAACACCTCAGGTGTTCGTCAAGACAGATTCAGGACGGATCTCTCACTGCAGTTGTAGCAACTCAG TTATGCGCAGTCCGATCAGTCCTTGCTCATCTGTCTCGAGTTCCATGCTGTTCGGACAGATCTCCGACGATGTGCTTCGTGCTTGGAGTCAGTTGCCGGAGGCGATCCGCCTGGATCCAAGATTGGCGGTTTTCCAGAGGGAATGCGACCGGATAGCGGAGACAAG ATCTATAGAGCGCGTGAAGAGAGACTGTCTGGTTGTCAACATGTGTCCGCAGCTCGTGACGCAAACTAA CCTCCAAAGTCAAATTCAAACGATTCAGAGCAACGTCGACGAAGATGGGCAAGATATACACATGCAAGAGAAGCAGAAGCCGGTTTTGCGCTACTTGAGATTGATCACGCTCACCTGTTGTTGGCTACTATTTacg ATAACACTCATGTTGAAGAGCGAAAGGGTCGAGACGATGTATCGGTTTTCTATCTTTGACGAACAACCTAAGA ATTATCAAATCAGCGAATGTGTCACGAGCAAGTTGATTAGCATAAAGGTAGAAGGGCTATTGCTGCCCGTGGACAAACTCGAGCAGCATGTAAATTTATCTACGCGCCACTTAATGATATGGCTAGAATTTTATACACACGAGAATACGTCCTATGTCAACTTTGAGGGCTCAAAG AACGTAAGTGACGTGTGGACCTTGCCATTACTGCCCGAAAACTTGATCAACATCTTTCCCGAACAGAGGCAGGAaagaacttttaaaataaatgtcaatagcga GGCATTGTCGCACGACGTAATGTTTATCATGTTCCGTACAAATTCGGAGTCGAGCCTTTCGTTTTCTTTAGCCTACAATCTGTCACCGATGAATAACGACGTTGCCATAATATACGCCGCTTTCGTTTTAATTAGCCTTTATGTTATGATCATTTTCGAG GTTGTACACAGAACTTTGGCTGCTATATTAGCGTCCACGATGTCTATTGCAATATTGGCGATTTTAAACGag CGACCAAGTATGAATGAACTAATTTCTTGGATAGATATGGATACGTTGCTGCTATTGTTCTCTATGATGGTGCTGGTAGCCGTCATTGCTGAAACCGGGATATTCGACTGGTTTGCAGTCTACGCCTTCAag ATAACCGCCGGTAGATTATGGCCATTGATTATGGCTCTCTGCTTCTTCACCGCCTTTATGTCATCGATACTGGACAACGTGACAACCGTGCTCCTAATGACACCAGTGACTATTCGACTGTGCGAAGTGATGGAATTAAATCCGGTTCCAATCTTGACCTCCATGGTGGTTTATTCCAATATCGGAGGCGCGATGACGCCGGTTGGCGACCCGCCGAATGTTATCATCACTTCCAATAGAGACGTCCAGAACGCT GAAATCGACTTTGGCACATTCTCGTTACACATGAGTATCGGGGTGATACTGGTGTTGATCGTGGTTTCCGCGCAAATCCGTTACATTTTCCGAGACGTTGCGGTCCTCAGATTCAACGAGCCGCAAGATGTGCAG GATCTGAGACACATGATCGCTGTCTGGCAACGAGCAGCGGCGAGTCTCTCCAGTTATAGCAAGGACGAGAATCTGGTGAGGGAGACGTTGTTGAAGAAAGTGCAGCGTTTACTGTCGCAGCTAAAGAGGAAGTTGATAACAGGAAGCGCAGCGTTAGAAAAGTACAAGACCACACTCGAGGAATTACAGGAAAAG TATCCCATTAGGGATAAGTGGTTGCTGGTAAAGTCAGGATTTGTGCTGGCTTTAATCATCACCCTCTTCTTCCTGCACAGCTTGCCTCAAATGCATCTATCTCTGGGCTGGATCACCCTGATCGGCGTTTCGCTGCTTCTAATATTGGCCGACGGCGAGGATTTCGACGGTCTCATGGCGCGCGTCGAATGGAGCACGTTACTATTCTTCGCATCATTGTTTATTCTAATGGAG GCTCTCTCGCGTATGGGTCTCATCACTTGGATCGGCAAGCAAACCGAGTACTTAATTCTATCGGTTAACGAAGAGTCTCGATTAGCGGTTGCGATCCTGTTGTTGCTCTGGGTGTCGGCTATCGCGAGCTCCTTCGTCGACAACGTACCACTTGCTACCATGATGGTGAGAATCGCGTCGAATCTCGCGCAAAATCGCGAGCTCGCTTTGCCTATGCAACCCTTAATATGGGCATTGACATTTGGCGCTTGTATGGGAG GAAATGGAACTTTGATTGGAGCTACTGCCAACGTTGTTTGCATGGGTGTCGCGGAACAACACGGCtacagatttagtttcatTCAATTCTTCAA GGTAGGATTTCCCATCATGATAACAAGCACCTTAACAATAACAGTATATCTGATGGTTGCCCACGTAGTCTTCAGCTGGAAtggaaagtaa